TGTATAAATCTTAcagacaatataatatatataaaatatacatgtacattaccttccaaaatttggggtcagtaatatgtggtttgttttgtttagaatttacttttatttcttttttcagtaataatgcattaacttcatcaaaagtaacagtaaagacatttataatgttaagagatttctatttcaaatgaactaaattaattacatttgaatatatattaaaatagaaatcaattattttaaattgtaaagcatatgctgtatatatatatatttatatacacaatatactcTGAAACTATTTCAACCACATAATCTATTTAAAAATCCTGATTTTAAGGTCATGCAGTGTGTAACTTTCAAACAGTAGTGTTTACTGTTTTTATAGGAATGtatttttatgcatgcatttgaAGCATGTCAGCAGAATGGGTGTGCACACTGAAAATGTACAGCTCAGCAACAAAACAAGAATATCAGGATGTTCTTCTAAAATCATGACCTCTCAGTCCAACAAATGGTGAATCACCAGCTCATTCAACCTATCCAATATAAccataaatcattattaaaaagtgGTCAAAATGGATGTGTGGTTGAAAGAAAACACCTGTGAGATATGCACGCTAATGAAATGTCCTCATGCTTCACTCAAagttgtctttctttctttgctttgGCAGATGTGACAGTGCACATAGACAAGTGGAAGACCGAGACTGTCCTGCAGTCGTCCTTCACCAGTAAGCTGCTGAATTTGGGACAGGTCACAAGGGAACGTATTCCACCTGGTAACGAAAACATAATTACTACTGAGGCTTAACCTAAGCATTTTGCCAAGTTAAAGGTATACTGTAGATGTCATATTGCAATGTCTGTTTACATTTACATCGGTATGTAATGTAACGGTTATGTACAGTATTCCCTTCTTATGTAAAGTGAATCTTGTTTAGCCCCACAGAATTTGAACTGTCATACACTGAGAAGGCTGTGCACTCATTTGTGTGAGAAGCGCCCCCTCTTGGTGTCTCTGCCTCTTCAGAAACCTCAGGATTTGCACTCCATCCCCTTCATCCGCCTTGGAGCTTTACGTCCCGACACACTGGTTCACGCTCTGCTTAGGGTTAAACACTCGCAGTTAATCACAGGTACAGAACTGCATTATAATCCTGTTTCAGAGGATATAACGATGTCATAACAATTAAAGTAGCACCGGTTTCAATTACCCAAGTGAGCGGTCTGAAAGACCACTGGACGACACCTTTGACCAATCACAATCGAGTATTCCGGAGAGACATTTAGCAAATCTGTTTATATTGCCTATTACTTATTATTCTAAACAATCACATCTCAAAGGCAactagaagattttttttttgtgtgttcataaTGCTGTTTTGCTTGATTTTAGCCTGGCGTGATGAAGCAGAGGGGACATCCAGAGTAGGAGGTGTACTAAAAGCCATTTTGAATGTGGAGCAAGGAGATGGTGACCAAGGTGCTGTCATACTTTGGGGAGCTGCTCTCACCTGGCTGCAGCGTTTGGAGAGGAACAAAGGTGTTTTATAATTCAGTGGTTCTATCATTAGGGGGCCTCCGCAACCTTACAGAGTGGCCACAGGATGACTTCAtgcttattttatataaaaaattgtgtttTGCAAATGCAAAATGCTATTTTTTGAAGAACATATAGTATTTAACGtatgtaacataaaataacatatataaatacttGCTTTTTGTGGCTTTCAGTTGTTGTGTTGAACAACcactgtaataaaacaataaagtttgagttttttttttttaatattgtacatAATTTGTAGTGCTAATGCATGTTACAGATGCTGTGTGGGAGTTCAGGTTGCTGCTAGTCAGACAAGATGTGACTTCAGGTTTGCTAGAGCTGCATTCTACTCCATGGAGCAGCTGTCAGCCTCTCTTTCCTGATGACAATCGATGCAAGGAGTTTTACAACACCGTTCGCTCACAGAGGACCGCTAGCAGCTTTGAGATTGATCTCAGCACACTCCTGTCCCAGAAATACTCGGGTAGAACTATTTGTTGCTGCTAACAATGCATCTGTGTAGAATAATTAATCACGGTTATATTAAGACTCTTGTTTACACACTCATTAGGTGATGTGGATCTGAGAGTTCAAATCACAGCGTTCCAGTTCCAGAGCAGTCCATCCCAGGAAGCCTCGCTGGTAATAAAAGGCAACACGCCCTTGGAGACGATCTTGGACGTAGTCTCTGGTGACATCATATTTGCTGGATGTGGTCAGTGCTCTGCAGAACTGGAAACAGATGAGAACAGCATATACAGACCCTGCTACCCATGTCTGCCCCACACAGGAGTGCGTCGCTACTATAGGTCTGATCCCTTGTTCTGTCTCGTCAAAAgaatgtgtgtctgtatgtgcacacatatgtacacacacacacacacacaattatttccttttttttccttttttttgcccTCTTTTGGTCACCAAGagtgcttttatttaatcaaaaatatagtaaaaacagtaatattgtgaaatattattacattttaaatattttcaaatgcaatttcTTCCATGAGATGGCAAAgctttcattactccagtcttcaatgtcacatgatccttcagaaatcatttcaatatgctgatttgttgcttatTTATGATCAATTATCATTAGTCCTCCAACATTAATATTGATTCTTATCGATAATGAAAACCATTTTTTAGGAGTCTTTGATTAATGTAAAGCTAAGAAGAAAAGCATCTATTTAACTGCATAAGTCAAGTGAAACGGTAGTTATCTAGATCTTCTTTCTCAATATGACTTGTCTTTGTAGGCCAGTTGTTTTAACTGTGCAAGCTGGAGATGATCAAATCTGTGTGCAAGTTCCCCCTGCTCTAGTGCAGAGGATCCTCCTGAACACTGCCCCAGATAAGCTACATAAGACCATAGGTGAGGTACTTCCTTGTATTTGAATCATGATAATTTTAcatgatttgtttaaatattgctactttaaaagtcatgttttgtgtgtgtgtcttcagccCCAGCATCCGAGGTGAGGTTCATCCAGGTCGTAGCTAACAGGATTAGTTCCATATTGACCCCCACGAAGAACACATTTCTCCTGACCGTCCGAAGCCATTTCCAGTGTGATGACAACAGCATTCCTGTCATTCAGAACTTTATATTATTAGACTTCAGCTCACTAGAGTCGTGAAGAATATTCATGTATATTTTAAGATGatgccatttatttttaatagctatgatTAAACTGTCTTAAGGTCATATATCATGTATAATTTACAAAGCACATGAGTATTATTGCATCCTGGATattctttgaaaaaataaaatgtggctttggcaataaattaaaatgtattcaataaaaattgtaaacaaaaatatagtgCTTATCCTCAGtatggtctatatatatatatatatacacacacacacacattaataaatatttatgataataataatacatttatatatatatataggctttctAAAACAGTCCTGTCTATTGCATTATGTCATAGTTATTATGAAATCAGATCATCAGACCTGCACAATTCATAGGCTTACTCTGATATAAGCCTTAATTATGGTATGATTCGTTTTTAATTAGTTGAAATAAGCTGATTTGAGCGGAAGTTTTGAAGAACATGCAAATCATGTCTGGTCTAAGAACCAATCAAAACGCTCCCCTCGCGCCACGTGATTGCGGAATTCCCCCAGTCGGGGCTTTCCAGGAGCAGTACAGCGAGCGATTCACAAAGTTGTCTGCTCGCggtttactaaatatttattaaagaaactGGAACAGACTCGTTTGATGGATGGTGCATTTTGTTGACGTTTTCCAGGCATTTTTTTAGCAGTGGTTTACTAAAGTCGACGACTGATAGTAGCTGTACAAGAATAAGAAAACAAGGTAAGTTTGATAAGTGCTCATGTAACTTAACGTCAGTAAAAACGAAATTTTCATTATTACCGATCAGTTTTGTAACAAGTAATTTGGGTCTTTGATAGTAGAGAATGCTACTCCGCTTTCTTATTTAGAAATATGACTAAGATATACATCAAGATGATACTTGATAAGTTATATAACGTTAGATAAATCTACTTTGAGCTTGTTTTGAAAACAGATGTACAATATGATGTTCCCTCGCGTACATACAGTACCACTGCATATTAATAACCAAACCGTTAAATTGCTAACGAAAATGTGAGCAAAGTTCATTAATGCCAGTTCTCGATAGTGTACAAGTCTTGTCCCGTGTGTTTAGCTGCTGCACGCGCGTGTATGCGGGAAATTCCCGTCAAAAGTCAGTACTTTTTGGATCTGACTTACATGTGCAGGGGAATCACATCCCCATTGAACACCGTGTACTCACTCATCATTTCCATCATTTTCAATCTGACAGGAGCCCAGAGACGCTTCGGATGACCCTGCAGAGCACAGAATGGCTGGAGCACTAAGGTACAGTTTTATCTCACGCATCCTAATGAGCTGTACACCTGTGCAACCTTTCTTAAATTGGGCACCACTGACACTTAACGTTACAGAGTTTAGATGCCCGATAACGCTTTCCTGGTTGGCAGCTGTGCACACTTGTGAATAAATATACTCCAAAAGGTTTGGATGTGATTTACATGGAGCATCTAGACTTGCAATTAGTCTAATGTGCATACTAATACAAAAAAACGTAATTTAATACGTAAATAATTTTAGGGTTAACAATACAGTACAAtggtttaattcattatttttgtttatggaAGATTTGAAAGTGGTAAAATCAgatttattgtgatttttctacatcaaaaaagttttttttcactttaaaaagaaatgaaaaattgttagtttttaaaaaaaactttattatgtGTTGTCTGTGAGGCTAAGTTGCTTGATTTTAACCTTATTACTGAGAGCAGTCGGgtgtcaataaaattaaatattcatccaaaaatatattttgtgattctgttgtaagatatatatttattaattattattattattattgttattattataaattttttattaaatgcattaacataCTGAAAGACATGTCACaaatagattttgtttttgttagcatttttattaaattggtttatgttaaaaaaaaatatatatatatatattttacaaataatttagtgATTTTGCACTGTTGGATGTTGATGTGGCCTCCTGGCGGTCCCCAGGCCCCTGTTTGACATCCATTGTTTTAGACTGACAAACCCATTTTCACAGTGTCATTCTTTTGCATTTTCTTAATGAATCTTTTTGTCTATATTTGACGTTCTTTAGATGTAGGGGTTGTTTGGCTGaagtgaaaatgttgtcatttcaCAGAAGAAGCACAGGATGTGGTTGACATCCAGAAGAGTTTTACTCTTCTGTTTCAGTGACGTCAGGATTTGCATTTCACTCAAAGTGAGCCCTGACACCTCAGAAAGAAAATTCATAGTTTACTCTGCTAGTTGTCACATGGGTTTAAGAATATCTGCTTCTTTAGATCAATCTCAGTACAGCTCATCCTGAACAGCACAAAGCTTCCTCATTCCTGTCAGCGGCAGTTTAAGTAACTCTTGTGCAATCCCATCATCCAGCCAAACATAGCCAATAATAGTAATCATAACAATGCTATAAACAAAAAGGAACAGAACAATTTCTCCCCATGTATTAGTAGTTATATCATTTAGATATCTTAAGCTCCAATTCCTGAATTAATTTAGAGTGGAAGTGTTCGTGGGTTTTAAGATTTGGCTGCAAGGGTATGCCAACAGATGGGGGGCAATACCCATCTTTCAGGGCTGTTCTCATGGCATTAGTTTTGGCGGCACTATGGGGATATCTGACTAATTCAGTTACACAGACTCAGTAATACATTCTGAGTAAATTACACTTGGGTGGAATTTTTTTGTCTTCGTAGAATTTCAacaaaattttgttttttaaaaaggaaacattATAGGAATTTAGTTTCAAAAGtaccttaaaaaaagaaaaaaaaaggaagggaAGGAAATTCAAAAGCCTTTGGAAATTTAAGGGAATTCAGATATGAGCAAGCTTGATGTAAGAGTGTGAATTTTCTTGTACCTGCATTTCTCAGGATTTGACATCAGCGGCAGCAGTGAGCTGGTATTCTGGGGGctttcctctgttttttttcactGCCTTACTTCCTGGAAGTAACGCAAGCAAGTCAGCCAGACAGAAAGAGGGAGGCAaagtagaaaagaaaaaaatccggTGCGCATATCCTTGTTCTGACACTGAAAGTGAAACGGATTTGTGTGAGGTCTTTGTGTAAATCTGAGAGCCCTTTTCTCAGCATTGTGTTTGTCAGGTAGGCTAAGTGTACGCCTTCTTGTGTGTAGGTCAGAAGATTGCTGTGGGGGAAAAACTGGGGACATTAAATTCATCTGCTGGGGTTTACAGCGCAGTTGATGTTTTGAGCACCTTACCACTCGGGTTTTTTGGAGTTGTGCGTCTGTCTCTGTGTGAAACGGTCTCAGTAATAGCTTCTCTTTCTTCTACATTACAGGATGgatgaaacacattttaacatgaaGTTTAGCAATCCTGAGGTGAGCCACATGTTGTCAATATTACTGCTGTATCTTACATCAGATGTTTGATTTAGAGTGACGTATTATTAGTTATCAcaacatcaaaataatttttggcTTGTTGGTAATGAGTTAGAATCTTGTAATTGGTGCATCCTTAATTTTCATACTCAGACACATTGTGATTTGAGCTAAAGGTTTGGGTTTAAACACCCATAAATATATACTTAATCTAAAAACACCAACTTTTTGTCCTTACAGTTCATGGTGGAGCTTCCATATCTGCACGAACCTTTTGAGGTCAAGCCTGAACCCTATGTGCCAGAGACAGGTAAGCTAAGGATGTCTGTGAAATgcacttgatgttttttttttctttatttgttgttcGTTTACCTtttgaaaataaagaataaagattaACTATGTATGATCTGatctttatttcagttcatgGGCCTTATCTACAGATTATTGAGGAGCCAAAGCAGGTACAAAAATCTTCACATGCTTGTTGTATTTGCTTCATTTCCACTGTATGTGACAAAGACTGACAAGTATTTCTGCATATATTCGTAATGTGCAAGCAATGTGGGATAATTCTAAAACATATTCACTGGAATTCCCCAAAAAACAGTGAGTAAGGTTTTACGTGAATAACACTGTATGTGTGCATTACAGAGAGGATTCAGATTTCGTTATGAATGTGAGGGCCCATCCCATGGTGGTCTGCCAGGGGCCTCCAGTGAGAGGAACAGAAGGACGTATCCCACAGTCAAGGTGGGTTAAGCCACATGTAAATATAGtgaagtttttaatttaaaagtacgTTTATAAATGCACACTTTCTCACTCTACAGGTGTCAAACTACGTGGGTCACGCTCGCGTAGAGGTTCAGCTTGTGACGCACACAGACCCCCCACGTGTCCACGCACACAGCCTTGTGGGTCGCCACTGTACTGACAACGGAATATGCACCATTGATGTCGGGCCTAATGATCTCACAGCACAGTGAGTGAACACTATTACTGTGCACCATGCTCAtatgatctctctctctgtttttatgAGTAAAGTGGATTGCGTAaggcattgtgtgtgtgtatcatcatGTGACGCTTGTGGCTTTTGAGTGGTGTTTGTGTGTAGTTGCTCAACCTTAATTCATCCTCACATCTTCTATGTCTAGATTCAGTAATTTAGGCATCCTCCATGTCACTAAGAGAGGAGTGCATGAAGTATTAACGAAAAGActgaaagaagagaagaggaggatAAAAGAGCCTGGATGTAAATTTACTGGTAAGTCTGTGATTTCACTCTTCAACTGGACATACAGTAACTCCTTACTGCTTACATCCTTGACATGctttctctctcttactctcaTACAGATGCAGAGGAACAGGCTATTTTGCAAGAGGCCAAAGAACTGGGCAAAACCATGGACCTAAACATTGTGAGATTAAAGTTTACTGCGTATTTGCAGGACAGCAATGGGAGTTTCACAAGAGCCTTGAATCCAGTTGTCTCCAACCCTATCTATGATAGCAGTAAGTCCTGCCAAACAACAGATGcaaattaacttttaataaagacCCCCAAAGTTGAGGGGTCATATctaccaaaataaatgaaaatatgtatacactttgattaaaaagaatatatatatattataagaaataatataataagaaaattAGATTTTACTCTTTACTCTTACTTTTTATGTGGTTTACATTAATAAAAGACCTGATAAGTTtgattttttccttttaaattacgaatgtaattaatttagcgcctttgattttattttacaatttagttttactgtaaaattgttctataattatagaattttctctgtttaaatgtaattatcactttgttttgaaagaaattacttttattctgcagggctgcattaaattgttcaaaagttattactgaaaatgtaaaaataaatgctgttcttctgaagttTCTAATTATTAAAGTATCctcgtttccacaaaaatattaagcagcacttaaaaaaaaaaaaatgtatagactcaatcttttgaacggcagtgtaaaTTAGAAAAGTGCGTGTTGTTATATAATCTTGTTATAACTAAAGTAAAATGTGCTGATCTTCGCCCAGAATCACCAAATGCTTCAAATCTGAAGATCTCCCGCATGGACAAAACCTCTGGATCAGTTCTGGGAGGAGAAGAGGTCTTTCTGCTCTGTGATAAAGTTCAAAAAGGTTGTTatgattttcaaatttcaaaaaggATTGACAGTCCTTCCCATCCTTTCAGCTCAAAGATGTTCATCTCCTTCTTTTCCAGATGATATTGACATTCGTTTTTatgaggaggaagatgatggagGATGGGAGGCATTTGGAGACTTCTCCCCTACTGATGTCCACAAACAGGTTTGTGTTAAAGGGACACATGCATGAAACCGTTGACTACTCCAGATTTTGCCATCAGAGGCAGTTTAGCTTTTTACAGGAAATGTTTACTAGCTCTGTTTTTATTCCCATCAGTATGCGATCGTGTTTAAGACCCCACCATACCGCTGCACAGATATCACACGTCCTGTCACAGTCTTCCTGCAGCTCAAGAGGAAGAAGGGAGGCGACTGCAGCGAACCCAAACAGTTCACCTATATTCCTCACAATCAAGGTTAGTAGtgctatattaaatatatactcctttaactgaaataaagcatttaaacCAACAGATTTAGAAAAACTGTTCTAACATACGTATGGGGACCGTTTATATCTCATGCAGTAGCTTAATTGTTCCACTTCCTTTTTGGCTTTATGTACATTATGTAGGTCTGTGGTTGGTTTCAGCAGTCATTAAGAAATCATTCAGAAACAATTCTTACGATCAGTGTTATTATCaaaagttgtgctgtttaatatcgGGTTTAAAACCCGTCAGAATATTTATGagagaaagttcagaagaactgtttattttaaataaaatagaaacatttccATAGCATTGTAAATGTCTTGCTGAAATTTTTGGATCAATTTAAACCACCGTTGCAAACGGCTTTGAAcatatgaatacttttttttttaaacgtacaAACCCCAAACAGTAGTTTTGATCCTGACGTTGGCTCCTGTTTCCCCACAGACAAAGAAGAGGTTCAGAGGAAGAGGATGAAGGTACTTCATCAGTCCTACGATCACTGGCGGGGAGGAGGAGCAGGGGCCTATGGGGGTCCTGGATCTGgaacaggaggaggaggaggaggaatggGAGGAGGTATAGCATATTATATTCCTAAACTCAGAGGCTTCTTGTGTAGATTGCCAGTTCAGTTATTCAGGTGTACACTAGAACGTTCATACATGTAACAGTCAATTTCACCCGTAGGTTTTCCATTTAATCCTCCGATGGATGGTTCAGGGTTTTACATTGGTGGATGCGGTGGATTTAGCGGCGGGGCACAGATGTCAGGCTCCACACCACAGGCTGAAGGATCTCCGAATCAGTcgacaaacacacaaactcagtCTGGCTCTCAAATGCAACAGCAGCTCTTTCAGATTGGTGAGTAGAGTTATGCCAGCAATACTCAAGAGATTCAAGATTTTAGGTGCATATGCGCTCAGTGATGTTTGTTTCCTTCCTGTATTGTTTCcagccacagctctgcagagtcgTGCCTCTTTGATGGCAAAGTGCTCTGCTCGTGCTTTGTTACAGTACTGCAGCACTGGGGATGTGCGCCCCCTGCTGGCTCTGCAAAGACATCTGTGTGGAGTGCAGGACGAGAACGGAGACACGTATGTCCTTTCACATCTCTGTCTTAAACGCCAACTATACTAAAGTATATTTAGCATAGCTAATATTTTTTAGCTACTTTGGATTAATTTATCTgcttaatgaataaatgcaaataacacgtttttaatacatttaacaatGGTACACAGTTACAATAGTGTTCAATGAAGAGGGGGAATAAGTAACACAATTgtgatcagaaatgttttattttaatctgtaTTATTCTCCCATAGTCCTTTGCACTTGGCCATTATCCATCAGCAACCTGTTGTGGTACAACAGCTCATTCAGGCCCTGAACAACACTCCACAGCAGAAGTTCATCAACAAGCTCAACCACCTCAATCAagtaatttaacacatttacGCTCTTTTTAAACTCCCTGTTGAAATCCAAGAgattttaatgttgttattatttaagaatttatatttcatttagttttgctATTAATGTCACCTAAATATTTCTTGTGGTTTCACTTAAAGTTcatctttcttttcttctccAGGCTCCATTGCATCTGGCTGTGATCACAAAGCAGGCCAGGTTAGTTGAGATGCTGATGAAAACGGGTGCAGACCCGAGCCTGCTGGACCAGGAGGGCCGGACAGCGCTTCACTTGGCCGCTCACACCGGTGACGAGGCCGTGCTACGAGTGATCCTGGGTCTGCTGGGAGAGCGTCATGCCCATTTAATAAACTCTGCTGACTTCTCAGGTGAGACATACACATAGGTATCGTCTCTCAGTCTTCACTGAAATGGCGTTTTAAGGTTGCATCACATGTGAACATTTATTCCCCCTCTTTCGTAGGTCAATATCCAGTCCATCTCGCAGTAAAGAAAGACGGAGAGCACTGTCTTCGATTGTTGGTGGGGGCAGGAGCAAAGATTAACATGCCCGAGCAGAAAAGCGGCTGCACAGCACTACACCTGGCAGTGAGGGACAACTTTTTAAAACTGGCCTGTTATCTCATTACAGAGGTAAAGGACCGATGGAGTGCTAGCTCTTCTGTGTTCGTAGTTTCGGTTTAGTTCAGTAAATACTTGTTACATCACTATTAGGGGTTCACTATATAGGAAATCTGAGACTGATACAGATCCCCCACATTATTGTTCAAAGGTTTGACTTCTATTAATTTGAtgacataataaattaaaacagtaatattgtaaataaacatactatttaaaataattatttttacataaatttttttcaggattctttgattaataaaatggttaaaataatgGCGTTTTCACTTTTGAgaaatttaatgcgtccttgctgaataaaagtatgcatttctGAATAGGTCTGCTTTCATTCTTGAATATCACTGTGATGAAATACTGCGGCGGTTTCACCCTGATTCAACACTTTTTAAGCATACAGCCACAACaaagttttatgtttgtttgtggttTCTTTTCCAGCTGCAGGCTGACGTGAATGCGTGTACCTACGGGGGCAACAGTCCTCTTCACCTTGCTGCCAGTCAGGGCTCTCCACCTCTCTGCTCCATGCTGATAGCTGCAGGTAACTGAGAAACCTTCTTTCCTACAAATATGAGTTAAAAGGCCTAGAAAGCACAATGAAATGTCATTAAGAAACATGGTGAAGATGAACAGTTTCTGTATAGCGTGTGGTTTTTAGTAAGGTCTTTTCATAATGTATGAGATTCATAAATTACGTTTGCTTAATTATCTTTGTCTTCTTTTTTAGGTGCTGATAAACGCATGGAGAACGACGAGCCTCTTTTTTTCCAGAGCTCGTCCTCCTCAGATGAAGATGACGAGAGCGAGAAGAATGAAGTCGACAGGCAGCTTCCAGATCTCATGGTTCAGCAAGTTCACTGCATGTCGATATCATCTGAAAGAGGAACATTTAACCCACGCAAGAGACCTGCAGCGGGACACACACCATTTGACCTGGCCAAATGCCAAAAGGTTTGAGCTTTTCATCTGTACAATGCTTGTATAACCTGTGAACATTTGAAGGTGgatgaataaatgcatgcaataGATTTCATCTATTAATCTCTGCCTCAGGTTAGAGATCTTTTAGATGGCAGGAAAGGACCCAAGTCCAGTTCTCTCGCCCCCAAGAGGACCAAAATAACCACCGAGGAAGGTAATAAGATTTAGATGCATGCTTTACAGTATGTTCTCAGAAACCCATGCTTCTAGTGTAAGAAACCCATGCTTCTGTATTCGTCCTCCTACAGTGAACCAAGGTTTGGACAGTGAGGTGCTCACCAAACTGTGTAGTATTCTCATTGAAGACCATGTACCCTGGAGAGAGCTGGCGGAAAAACTGggcatgctcacactcactcacctgTACCAGGAGAGTGGCTCACCCTGCCAGAAGCTTCTCGAGAACTACCAGGTAAGAGATGGACGTTATTCTCATGAATTGGTAAATTCTGTTTTATGTTAAATAGGCATTGGCAAGTTGCTGTTTGGAACAGCACTCTAGCATACTGATGACTTTATCTCCAGTATAAAGAATGTGGCATGTTATGCAAATTATCTATATGCATGGATTACTTGGATGATCATTTTATTTGCCAAAATGTGCAATGCACACAGTATAGCTCCTTGTTGTACCCCACAA
The Carassius auratus strain Wakin chromosome 38, ASM336829v1, whole genome shotgun sequence genome window above contains:
- the shld2 gene encoding shieldin complex subunit 2; its protein translation is MAHKPKIHVFLGAPCPQALPEDVQERAAAPWKTIDLTWSHGRLIPKDTIREAQTDECVAMVSGRMQAAVSSDRVSESLEDKTETSQDDGAPSGSQCSQSKAESVEEEVLCPVLVTEYLDSCFCSHRQGRDGRPASPVSTETEYLSTWTKSQALLLRGRAAQCPTSDFPDDFLLGSPHTPPKQTPSSSVSSPELYSPVVSPEERGLGGTLQSSGEWHNDSLSQRQQERGVILEITTDGILCSQGNAVAEKAVGHEEVGLNIDSLAQTSPGPTSSKKMKLAQTESKTKETKQRARTSAAPLCGPTTLLARCKTHGVRYAILVAVVHPCHLKEVKVKTGASAGTSVPLATLIVTDQSDVEMKVVLWRTSAFWALTVFPGEILLITDVTVHIDKWKTETVLQSSFTSKLLNLGQVTRERIPPAPQNLNCHTLRRLCTHLCEKRPLLVSLPLQKPQDLHSIPFIRLGALRPDTLVHALLRVKHSQLITAWRDEAEGTSRVGGVLKAILNVEQGDGDQGAVILWGAALTWLQRLERNKDAVWEFRLLLVRQDVTSGLLELHSTPWSSCQPLFPDDNRCKEFYNTVRSQRTASSFEIDLSTLLSQKYSGDVDLRVQITAFQFQSSPSQEASLVIKGNTPLETILDVVSGDIIFAGCGQCSAELETDENSIYRPCYPCLPHTGVRRYYRPVVLTVQAGDDQICVQVPPALVQRILLNTAPDKLHKTIAPASEVRFIQVVANRISSILTPTKNTFLLTVRSHFQCDDNSIPVIQNFILLDFSSLES
- the nfkb2 gene encoding nuclear factor NF-kappa-B p100 subunit isoform X2, translated to MDETHFNMKFSNPEFMVELPYLHEPFEVKPEPYVPETVHGPYLQIIEEPKQRGFRFRYECEGPSHGGLPGASSERNRRTYPTVKVSNYVGHARVEVQLVTHTDPPRVHAHSLVGRHCTDNGICTIDVGPNDLTAQFSNLGILHVTKRGVHEVLTKRLKEEKRRIKEPGCKFTDAEEQAILQEAKELGKTMDLNIVRLKFTAYLQDSNGSFTRALNPVVSNPIYDSKSPNASNLKISRMDKTSGSVLGGEEVFLLCDKVQKDDIDIRFYEEEDDGGWEAFGDFSPTDVHKQYAIVFKTPPYRCTDITRPVTVFLQLKRKKGGDCSEPKQFTYIPHNQDKEEVQRKRMKVLHQSYDHWRGGGAGAYGGPGSGTGGGGGGMGGGFPFNPPMDGSGFYIGGCGGFSGGAQMSGSTPQAEGSPNQSTNTQTQSGSQMQQQLFQIATALQSRASLMAKCSARALLQYCSTGDVRPLLALQRHLCGVQDENGDTPLHLAIIHQQPVVVQQLIQALNNTPQQKFINKLNHLNQAPLHLAVITKQARLVEMLMKTGADPSLLDQEGRTALHLAAHTGDEAVLRVILGLLGERHAHLINSADFSGQYPVHLAVKKDGEHCLRLLVGAGAKINMPEQKSGCTALHLAVRDNFLKLACYLITELQADVNACTYGGNSPLHLAASQGSPPLCSMLIAAGADKRMENDEPLFFQSSSSSDEDDESEKNEVDRQLPDLMVQQVHCMSISSERGTFNPRKRPAAGHTPFDLAKCQKVRDLLDGRKGPKSSSLAPKRTKITTEEVNQGLDSEVLTKLCSILIEDHVPWRELAEKLGMLTLTHLYQESGSPCQKLLENYQLSGGPVDGLVEALQSLGVSEGVRLLRDSQPREDKQSTDSKEDSGFGSQSIEEEMGNPAVANH
- the nfkb2 gene encoding nuclear factor NF-kappa-B p100 subunit isoform X1 — protein: MAGALRMDETHFNMKFSNPEFMVELPYLHEPFEVKPEPYVPETVHGPYLQIIEEPKQRGFRFRYECEGPSHGGLPGASSERNRRTYPTVKVSNYVGHARVEVQLVTHTDPPRVHAHSLVGRHCTDNGICTIDVGPNDLTAQFSNLGILHVTKRGVHEVLTKRLKEEKRRIKEPGCKFTDAEEQAILQEAKELGKTMDLNIVRLKFTAYLQDSNGSFTRALNPVVSNPIYDSKSPNASNLKISRMDKTSGSVLGGEEVFLLCDKVQKDDIDIRFYEEEDDGGWEAFGDFSPTDVHKQYAIVFKTPPYRCTDITRPVTVFLQLKRKKGGDCSEPKQFTYIPHNQDKEEVQRKRMKVLHQSYDHWRGGGAGAYGGPGSGTGGGGGGMGGGFPFNPPMDGSGFYIGGCGGFSGGAQMSGSTPQAEGSPNQSTNTQTQSGSQMQQQLFQIATALQSRASLMAKCSARALLQYCSTGDVRPLLALQRHLCGVQDENGDTPLHLAIIHQQPVVVQQLIQALNNTPQQKFINKLNHLNQAPLHLAVITKQARLVEMLMKTGADPSLLDQEGRTALHLAAHTGDEAVLRVILGLLGERHAHLINSADFSGQYPVHLAVKKDGEHCLRLLVGAGAKINMPEQKSGCTALHLAVRDNFLKLACYLITELQADVNACTYGGNSPLHLAASQGSPPLCSMLIAAGADKRMENDEPLFFQSSSSSDEDDESEKNEVDRQLPDLMVQQVHCMSISSERGTFNPRKRPAAGHTPFDLAKCQKVRDLLDGRKGPKSSSLAPKRTKITTEEVNQGLDSEVLTKLCSILIEDHVPWRELAEKLGMLTLTHLYQESGSPCQKLLENYQLSGGPVDGLVEALQSLGVSEGVRLLRDSQPREDKQSTDSKEDSGFGSQSIEEEMGNPAVANH